A single window of Leeuwenhoekiella sp. MAR_2009_132 DNA harbors:
- a CDS encoding helix-turn-helix domain-containing protein → MKDNKPPCTKKECQKVSFELKLMIIDQIQNGQISVNHAAKSYNVSRSSIDYWLKKYSTIEQKKRGMSEQDEI, encoded by the coding sequence ATGAAAGACAACAAACCTCCCTGCACAAAAAAAGAGTGCCAAAAAGTAAGTTTTGAACTCAAATTAATGATCATTGACCAAATCCAGAATGGTCAAATCTCCGTTAACCACGCTGCCAAATCCTATAACGTTTCAAGATCTTCTATTGACTATTGGCTAAAAAAATACAGTACCATAGAACAAAAGAAACGAGGTATGAGTGAACAAGATGAAATATAA